A region of the Leopardus geoffroyi isolate Oge1 chromosome C2, O.geoffroyi_Oge1_pat1.0, whole genome shotgun sequence genome:
ATGCCGTGGGGCAGCGAGTACGTGCCTTTTACATGTTGGTCTTGCCTAGGCCAGATCTTGGTAGAGGGGCTGGGGGAGCGTTTTGCATCCTAAGTGATCGATTTAGCAAGCAGGCGAGGTCACAGAAGCAAGATAGGGAGGTTAGGAACTTCCGATAACCCTAATAGGGAACTacagaagccttttatctcaattattcatGAAAGGTGACTTCAAGCCGAACTTATATACAATAAGCTTTCTGAGGTCTTATAAACTGACCTACTACAACATCACCTCGGCCATCTGAGGACCCCAGGCTATGGAACCGTGGTCCGGAGAGATTGCGAGCAGAGCTGGTCGGAATGGGGTGCGGCAAAGCACAGAGGCAGGTTTCCAGAAAGCTCTCCAGGGTCCTCGGCATCTTGCCGCTTTTGAATCAAAGCCCTGATCTTTAAAATGCCAGCGACGTCACAACGTGGGCCAGAAACACAAACATCTCTGGGCATCCACCACCACCTGAAATATTGTCCATTTCTTGTAACTTGAGGTGGCTGGAAAGAATCAGGGGTGAGGGCTCGAAGAGGGTGGTTCCTGGCCCAGACTTTGTGTTTGGGGGGTAAACACCATGCAGACAAACCTTGGCCGAGGAGGGGACAGGTATGGGGACCCCACTGCAGGCACTGCTGTCCCGGTGATGCCGCCTCAGGGCGCCCGAGTCCACCTGCCCCTGGGGGAGCACCTGCGACCCTCCGCTCTGCCTGAGGGCTCTGTCCTGCCCCACGGGCACCTCCTCTCCTGCCAGCCGGGCCCAGCCTGCCACCCGGGAGCGCGGATACCCCGACGGCCCTGGGGACAGAGCCGGTCCGGGTACGACACCGTCTCCCAGTTGGCCCCTCCTCCTCCGGGCTCCCTGCACTCGTCATCCTCCGGGCTCCGTGGGCCCAAGTCTTCCTCTGATCAGGGACCACCCTGTGTCCAGTCTCCACACGCTGGGACTTGGGGCAGGTCGTCTGGACCTTCCGGACTCATGCTTCCTTGCAGGGACATGTGCAGAGGCCTCCCTCCCAGACTCGCCAGAGGGGACCCAGCACAGGAAGATTCAGACCCTGCAAAGGAAGAGGCCACGTGGGGGACCCCGTCGGGTCGTGCTCACCGATGAGGTCCCGGTGTTCGGCACACGGCAGGGACTGAGATCGCCGGCTGAattagggaaggagggaggcaaggagggagtGAAACCACAGAAGCCGGGTCCACACACCAGGTCAGGTCAGAGGGCGTCACAGCTCGGGCCCCGGAAGGGGCCACGGGACACGTCCTTCTGTCCCTCCAGCGCTGACCTTCCTTCACGTGGGACCTGCTGACGTCCTGGATCGTCTCCACCTCCTCCGCAAACAACGCTGAGTGTTCCCGGAAGGGGGACAGCAGGCAGGGGCCAAGGAGGGGCTTCCGGAATCCTGTGCCCTGGGGGACTCTGGGACAGCCTTCCAAGTGGCTCTTTATGTCCTCCAGGCACCAGGCCAAGCTTCCACCTCATCTCTCAGGGAATGCGACAAGCCATCTAGAAGGCCCGTTTCGTCCCTGTGTCACAGATGGGGACACCGAGGCTAATAGCACAGCCTGGGTCACTAGTAAGACGAGCTAGGTCAGGAAGCCCATGTCCTTGACTTCGGATTGTCCTCCCCGCAGGCCTGCGTCTTGGCGTCCTGGGGCTCGGGGTCCCTCTTCCTGGGGAACCCCACCACCCGCCGAAGGCCCGCCCCCACTGAACTCAGGGGAGCAGAGCTGACCAACCTGCCTGGGGCCGGGCATGGGGACCGGGGAAGGGCCGACCCCAGGCTCTGTGGACTCTCCCAGTCCTGGGCCAGCCGGTCCCCTGCAGGACGAGGACTTCTCGCTGGGGACCTGCTGGGGCCTCTGCTGCCTCACGTTGTCACCTGGGCTGCCGGTCCCCAGACCAGAAACCTGCCGGTCTGAAGGTGCCCAGCGCTGCCTCCCTCGGGTTTCACTTGCCCGAGTCCCTCCCCGGGACGCCCCGCATCTCTGACGCCTGCTCCCATGGACTGGGACGGGTCTGGTCTCCATCCCGGGGAACGCACGGGCTTTGGAGCGTTATTTGGCCCAGGGGCCTGCGAACCTTTCTGGCCCTGGGTCGTGAGGGATGCTCTCCCCTCTGCGGTGTGACCGCCCGGCCTTCTGCATCTCCCGGCTTCTGTCTGGGCCCCAGGGGGACCAGCCATGTCCTGGCTGGCGTCAGGCTGTGGTGTCACAGCACAAACGGGGGTCTCCACCCCGAGACCGTGCCCATTGTCACCGAAGGGGCCTCTTTTTTCCCACCtaatctttaatccattgtgaTTTCAATATCAAAGGAGAAACAGTCTATTTCAAGCGACCACAGAGTACGAAAATGAATCTGTCCCGTCTGAAAAGTCGGTGCAGACCCGAAGGTATCTCTTGAGAGATTCCACTTGTAGGAAACCTCCAGAGTAGGTAACGGAACACGGAGAGAAAGCGGACTGGGGGTTCCCAGGGCCTGGCGGGGGCCCGAATGGGGAGGGCGGGCTCCGGGTACACGGAGTCCCTCGGGGACTGAGATACTCTGCACCAGTATTCTGTGGCGTGGTTCACAGCGTCGTGAGTGTGCCCAGCGCGCAGGAATTGCACAACGTAAAGTAAATCAAAATTTTACTGAAGATTAATATGGATTATAAACCAACAGTGCAGAAATAAAGTCACAgctaaaaagaagaggagagaaaggataagggagaagaggaagagacattgtGGTAGGGTGTCAGGGTCGGGGATTGGAacaactagaaataaaataaacaccccGTGTAGGCCCTCAGGCCCTCGATCAGTGGCTGGCATCCATGTGGGAGCAAGGGcggtggcaggggcgggggcaggggcggggagaagggcGGTGGCAGGAACGGTGTTGGGAGCAGAAGCAGGACCCAGCTGACTCTGCCCAGGTGCCCGCTGTCCCCGCACAGGTCCCAGGTCACCTGCTGGCTGCCGGGCCCCTGCAGGAGTCGCTCCGGACGCCACCCCTGCCTCCAGAGCCGCCGAGGTCCCCGAGGCTGTTGGGTTGGGCTCTAGAGCCGCACCGGCTTCTGCTCCTGCCCCGGACTCTTGAGAAGGAAACGGAGTGATGGTTGCAGCGGCTCCAAGGGCTCGGGGTGACAGGAGAGAAGGTCCCCCCGCGCCGGCCTCTCCAGGGGCCTTGCAGACACACAACACACCCCAGAGCCCCCCGAGAAGCCGCGGCCAGGAACCCACACCAGGACCTCTGCCCCCCTGCGGTCCGCAGCCCCGGGGGCTCTCAGTCTCTGCTCCtggccccacaccagcccccgggggctcctccctgggtggcccagcacCGCCCGGGGCCCCATgcaccccatcccccccccccagccttctCACCCTCGGGCTCGGGCTCCGGCTCCGGGGGCTCCGGGTCCTGGTCCCAGGACCGCTGAGCCAGGACCCTGTGGAGGGGCCCGGGCGGTGAAGGAGGCCCTCCCAGGCCATCTCCAGGCCCTGCTTCCGGAGACCTCCGTGCGGCCACTCTCTCCCCGGGTCCAGGGTGGCCCTCCTGGGCGACGGGGCACACGCACACCTCTGTAGGGCAGGATTCCGACAGTCGCCTCCCGATTTCATCCGTTGATTTCTGTAAAGACAGTGACCCGCGGCCGGCCCGGAGGCATCACAGCCCCGCCCGGCCATCCTCGGTGTCCTTCCGCCCTCTCCCCCTGCGGCTCCCAGATCCGACACAGACCTGAGTGCGCACAGCCCTGCGCCCGGGACACAGTGACATCCACCTGCAGGGCTCGGGATGAATCTTGGGGACAAGAGGGCCACCCCAGCACACCCTGTCCCTCCCAGCCAGCCTTGACCTGGGGTGTGAGCATGGCCCGCCCACCAGGCATCTGACCCCTTCATCAGCCTGCACCTGCTCACGTaggccctccacacacacacacacacacacacacacacacgggagggGCCGTGGGGCCGCACAAGTCAGATCAGAGCGGTGTCGGGCTGGACCGGCTGTCTCTGGGGCTCCCTGGGTTACCTTTGGCTCCCTGCGAGCTAGAGACCTGAGGCGTCCTGTGCACGACCTGACCCACTGCCTCCCGGGTCGGGGAGCGTCGCAGCCACGGGCTCCCCTGAGCCAGCAGCCGCGGGACACGGGCACACAACAGGAGAACATGTTCGTCAGGCGAAGGTGTCCCAACGAATGAGCCCAGTCGGGCGCTGTCTCCACAATGTGGTTGCCTGGTGACCCGGGTTCTGAGTTCACTTGGGCTTTGTGACCAGAGAGGTGAGGTCACTGCCTGGGGTCCCCTTACCCAACTTCCTCCTCCTACAAGAGCCCCTCCCAGGCTGCGGagggctcccctccaccccatgccCTGTCCCTACAGTGACACCAACACAGCCCAGCCACATCCCCGCGAGGCCTGGTGCAGCCGGTGTGGCAGCTCTGGGGACACAGAGCTGGGTTCAGACCTGGGTTTTCCTCCTGACCAGTGCCGGGACCCCGCACAGACCCTGTGCCTCCCGGGGCCCCCCGGTCTCCCCG
Encoded here:
- the LOC123575981 gene encoding nischarin-like; protein product: MFSCCVPVSRGCWLRGARGCDAPRPGRQWVRSCTGRLRSLARREPKKSTDEIGRRLSESCPTEVCVCPVAQEGHPGPGERVAARRSPEAGPGDGLGGPPSPPGPLHRVLAQRSWDQDPEPPEPEPEPEESGAGAEAGAALEPNPTASGTSAALEAGVASGATPAGARQPAGDLGPVRGQRAPGQSQLGPASAPNTVPATALLPAPAPAPATALAPTWMPATDRGPEGLHGVFILFLVVPIPDPDTLPQCLFLFSLILSLLFFLAVTLFLHCWFIIHINLQ